From the Chanos chanos chromosome 7, fChaCha1.1, whole genome shotgun sequence genome, the window TCGCGAGCTTCACTCTTTATGCAGAATCTCGCACGACTCACTTTACACTAAACCTTTTCGCACCGACCTTCAGATCAGccgttttcttttcactctaaaaaaaaaaaaagcactgaaaaaGTGGAGTGGCGTTGAAGAGACACGCAGAGATTAGACTCCACATGAAAAGCCTTTTGTCACTTCAATGTCAAGTGCAATGACACAAAGGGTTTAAGCAGAAACGGGACCCTCCTCAGAGCCCTCTCAGAGTGTGACATTGAGACAatgtcccagagagagagagacagagagagagagagagagagagtgtgtgtgtgtgtatgtagaaaGGCACTCACTGACCTAAGGCAGATATGACGTTGCCGAGGGTAACCAGGGACTTGTTGATGTTCCCGCCCTCTTTGAGACGGACGCCCGTGGCCCCCGTGGCGTCGGCCCGTTCGCTCCCGGCCAAGTCGACGAGGTGAATTTTACTGACCGTCTCGCAAGGCATCTCGGTATCAAACTTCGCCTGGTCGTCGGAGaagaacagtaaacaaacagcaaaacacatcgGATGGATGCTAATACGTGCGAATGTAGAGTAACTGTTAATTCAGCGTGTCTTGTGTGTTAAAGTTTATTTATCTCCGatcagtttaaatgaaatagACTGTTTATTTGTGTCTAGTCGGTGATTTAAAGGTATTGATTAAATTTGGGGTTAAGGTGAGGATTAAAGTTCATTTTCAACCCCCAGTGAAGTTAAAAAGCGACGTTTTGcaataacagatttttttttttgcatggttcTGTTTAAAGCTGATGTAAAGATGGGTGTTGAAACTTTGCACCTGTTCTGCGTTGACAGTGATGATGTTCAGACGTGCGTTACAGGTCTGAGTACCTGTGTAAAGTTAATGGTGAAGATGGCGTGGGAGCGGCTGCTGACGTCGTTCATGCCGGTGCTGGCCGTGGTGCGGTTGATGTTACCAGCTTCCATCAGCTCCTCCACGTCATTATAGTTCTGCACCAGGTGCTTGGACAGATCTGAGGGGTCGAAGGTCAAAACGCATCTCATCAAAACCTTGGGACAAACCTGGGATGACTGCGTGTGCAGGCTTGTTTTTTCAAAGACCGTTGTTCaaagaatcccccccccccccccccccccacagctTTAGAATGAATGTAACCTTGtaaactgtgtatttttttttaattcatattaaaCAGATTGAGAAACTGTACTCAGGGCATAAATCCCAGAATAAGCATGTCTGAGAAAGAGTGCTGATTGGGATTAGCTGCATTTATTAATattctgaaaagagagaaaaaaaaatgtatttttaattaacaGACTTACTCTGGGAATTCTGACCCATACCAtccagcaacaaaaaaaaaaaacttcagaaaaCCGCCcgttattcaaaaaaaaaaaacaaaaaaagaaagtatctCAAAGATATTTTCTCTGCGCGTTAACGGCAAAACGCACATACGGCCGAttctcactcagctcttacCTTCCACGTACGGGCCGTCTTTGGGGTGCTCTCTCACCCTCAGGTTGTACGTTTTAGTGGATTTTCTCCTCAGTAGATCCCTCACGCGTTCATTATAAATCTCGAGGTAGCTGATAACAGCGAAGGGGGAGAAGAGATTACGctaaaacaaaatcagttaATGGCGCGCCGATCGGCGTGTATGAATTTCACAAATGTGtatggatttctctctctagagagagcgtgagagcgATCACAGAGAGATGAGGCTAGACTGTCAAAACCTTTCACAGCAACTTCAGACCACTATTCACCAAATCAGAACGACAAGTGAAAAGCCCATGAACTTTCTACCACATTCTTCCTGCTTTACTGCTGCATGTAACGAAGAAAAAATAGGAATAAAGTGTTTTGAAAGGCAGTTTTATTGCAGCCGGCACGTTAAGCAAATGTGAGAATTCCTTCGGGAgtccctcctccttttctccaccccccccacccccccgggtCTCTGCAGTACTGACCTGACCTCCGTCCGGAAAGAGGCCTCGTCCCTGCGCGTCATTCCCGAAATGCGGCTGAACAGGCCCTCGCATATCCTCGGAATAAGACCCTCGtcgccctgagagagagagagagagagagagagagagtcacaccCAGATCAAACGACACCGTGAAGTACGTCTGATTACAGCACAGCAACACTGTTTGGGTCTTTATCCTCTCACAAACGACACACAGAAATGCCAAGCAtgtgtgctttttctctgtACAAATGTTTTAGGTCCAGACTCATAAATGTCTTAGCTCAGTACCAATAAACATAATTCTACATTTGAGACttttgtttaacattttaacGTTTGATCTTTTGGATCTTTGAAGTTTTTTCAGGACAAGTAAAAACCCATATCTGGACAGGAAATGACACGTTTCTCTTACAGGGTTTCCCATCATGGTGTAGGACTTCCCTGAGCCGGTCTGTCCATAGGCAAAGATACAGGCGTTATAGCCTTCGAACGCTGCCCTCAGCACATCCGAGCCTAAGTCCTTAAAAACCTGCACggattcagagaaagagaacagaaaaccaTTCTGTCACCTAAAACAAAATCATTCCTTAAGTCCACTCAACTGTTCTACCGAAcagtgccatttttttttctttcaacagcACAAGGGAGGCTGAGTAGCCTACAGGCCCAGGCTGTAAGAAGATTAGCATATAATCAGatttaacaaacacattttcttttttacatgtAAAAGGAGGccctgaaacaacacacaaagcATGTTCTCTGAAATACTGCATTGTATCACAGTtatgagatatatatatttatataaaatataatatatgtgtgtgattgtatatagatagatagatagatagatagatagatagatagatagatagatagatagatagataattgAAAGGTTATGATGGAAAATCGTACAGACAACCATCCattgttctgttctgctttttctctgcaAAAACATCAAGCATTATTTGAACTGTTAGCTtcgaaaagcttttttttttgcattttatataGAGTTAGTGTTCAACAGGTCGTTAAGAAAATGCTAAAAAGCACAAGAGGAACTTTTCTTCACCTTTTCCTGAGGGACGAAACTGGCACTTTTGCAGTCACCCGAGTCATAGGAAAAATCATAAGTGAAGGTTTTGTTTCGCTCTCTCAAGGTGTCCCCAGTCAAACTCTCTGGTATCTGCAATCACAGTACAATCCTACAGGTCAACAGATCTGAAGTGTTCACTCAGAATGATGTGAATTAAAACAAGAAGTACAGtgaatggggagagagagagagagagagaaagagagagtgagagagagaggagacagaatgagagagagagaggagagagagagagagagagagagagagagagagagaaacagaaagagaaagagagagagagggagagagagagagagagcgctcagTCCAGCACTCACCTTAAGGTTAGTAATGGTGGTTTTATTCCCCTCCATTTCGATGATGCATTTGGCTTCCAGCTCCTTctccctgaaaaaaaacaaaacaaaacaaaattcactcAGTTAAGACTGTAAGactaacatttaaataaaaacacccATCTGGAAACTGTAACACAAAGGAACTCCAGAGGAGTGCTGTTAATCCTATGTTTTACATATAGGATTAGAAAACAGGATCACATGAATGAGGCAATGAGACCAGTTCACTAATACCTTTACCGTATGCAAATTTATTCAGCATATACAAATCCACCTACACGATCAGCCACTGGTCAAGATGTACACATATAGGGCATTTAACGTCAACATATTTAAATGGTTTCGGTAAACCAGCCCTAGATGACCAGTTAAAATGCCAGTTCAGTGCTGAAGTCTCAGTGCTTCCATTGGACTACAGGGAGGGATTAGCAGTCAACAGAGTACACTATGACTCATGTGGTCTGACAGCTTATGACAgagtatcattttttttttttatttatgcaaGAAAACAGATCCTTACAGGGGGTGAATCCTTTAATAGTAAGTGGTAGTCAcagtctcttactctctctctctctctccttcttttacATAGTGATTTATCAAGGTAACTCAGCCTGGAattacttaaacacacacacaaatgcaaaacacCCTTGTGCCAGGCTCACACACTTGCATACGCCTGTTTAGTAACTTCCTAACCACAATCAAATCTCAGCAGACACACGGTGATGGATGGTCATTTCATTAAACCAGtttccacaacacacacacacacacacacacagattttagGCATTCTCCCATATAAACACGCATTCTCACACAAAGATACCTTTTATGGAGGACAACATGTCTCAACACAGTCTGGAAACAGCTTGTATTAACACTTGTTTGGTGCCTTTCTCCTCTACGCAAGAAAGAATGACAACtcaacgggaaaaaaaaaactgccccaGCTAATTACCACTGTACTGTTACTGCAAAAAGGTTGTAATGGAAGAAATGGAGCTGGCACTATTTGCCTGATGGTAATTTGCTGCACGGCTTATGCTTCCCATAAAAACATGTgacttgaacttgaactctCAGCCATGGTTTCGTTACCAAAATCTTAAACAATCTCCTAAAAGCAGTGAATTCCTCAGTGGATCTCTCTTTCAAATTTAAACAATTGAACACAAGGTAAGTATGTAGAATATCCTCCCCTGTGGCTTTCCACACAATGCATGCTGTattaggttttgttttgggtgggCTGTGAAGATCATTGAACTGTGTAAAGAGTCGAAATGTCGTTGGGACACTTCGAATAACGTTGAGGGATTTTTAAAGCCAATTAAtgctttaaaaaattattatcAATCCAAACAAAAGATGTAATCATTCTTGGCAGTGGATTGTTGTATTTTCCATTTAACATATTCTCGCTGTTATAACAGTAAACCAAAGCCATAGATGTGATACAACTATACATTTGATACAACTATACACTGAAAGTCGGGTATGTAATCCGTCCAGATTCATTAAGAACACTTAACACTGTCAAGCATGTGCTTCAACAGTTATAACGCTGagcttgtttatgtgtttagcTGCTTACCTTCTGTTCATGGGCCTGACCCGTACAGCCACCCGTACCGATGCCATTACTCATCCCTGTTGTTTGACTGTATGTCAGCTTCGCCAGGAATACTCACAAAACGTTtaacaaaaagaggaagaagttgTCAGTAAACCATTTTgataaaagacaaaactgaatattttgGGTCACTGTGACTGTCTTAATGCAGGTCAGTACTGGTACTTTCGTTGACTGAAATTAGCCGGGTGAACGATCACATTGGCACGAAAAACACGaaagtgtttctgtgtaaaaagACCAGTTTCTCCTCACTATAATTCTTTCATAAGCCGGACTTGCTGCGACGAGACCTCTAACTGGACATACATTCAGTTTGCATAATTTCTGGACACAACAGAATTTAATTCCAACAGCGTCATCAGCCAATAAATTATGTTACTACGGGTAGTGAGAGCGGACAAACTATCCTAGTTGTATGTACAGAAAAGGTGTTCAGCAGCACAAGTTATACAAAGAAATGGCACTCTTTGAAACTCCAATATGAAGTTACACTTCTTAATATGGAGTAGATTCTTGAAACTGAGATTTGGGAAGTGTAGCTATCTTTAATATTAGTGAGAGATCAAATATCACAGACTTTATTCCAAAGCAGGTGGTGGCGCTACTCACTTATGTATATAGAGTGGATCAGTCAACAAAGAAAGCGGTGGGAACCgcgctgtgtgtgtttccggTAGCAGCCGAGAGCATTTAGTGTGGTAAGTCATTGGAATTTTTCCTCAGATACTAAAATAAATaacgctgtgtgtgtcctcatcaCATAAAGGACCTTAGATTGGTAATTTCTCACATTCGGCGTAGCTTTGTTTAAAAAGCAGTTTATCTGTGAATGCTTCTTGAAACTTAGACCGGCAAACTAGCTAGTTGCATGTTTAGCTTTGTGACTCTACAAAGCGTAATGTGTGTGCGTTGACAAGTGACAcaaagctttctctctgttttagtgGCAAAATTCGTGGATACTGGAGCAGCATGGATATTCGACCGAATCACACGATTTACATCAATAATGTgaatgacaaaattaaaaaagaaggTAAGGTTTTTCAAACgcgtttttccatttcattgaTGGGGAAATGCTTGTTATTTCTTAACGGTTCTCGGACCCAGGGTTGTTTTCAATTTATGTCCGTAACGTTACAGGAAGATTACTAGACGGCAACTGTAGAGTATTTGTGTTTACAAAGTACAGCAATGTTATAGCGAATAAACATACAACAGATCTCCATGCtccatgcagagagagaatgttcgtccttcacattcatgtctgtgtttactaaAGACTAGATTGTCGGATGCTCTGTGTACTAAACGGCCATTATTGTTTTCCCTGCAGAACTGAAGCGATCGCTCTATGCTCTGTTCTCTCAGTTTGGTCAAGTCCTGGACATTGTAGCTCTGAAGACCATGAAGATGAGGGGGCAGGCGTTTGTAGTGTTTAAAGAGCTGGCATCTGCCACCAATGCACTCAGACAACTACAGGGATTCCCTTTCTACAACAAGCCTATGGTATATCACTCAGTCCCTGTTGCTTTCATTTCTCACCTAGGACCAGCATACGCTGTCACTTAAGACGCTTCAACTCCTAGTCACACAAGGgccgtgtattttttttttaccagcttAACCTGAAGTAAATCGACCAAAGCTGCAGGGTAATAGGAGTTGAAAGAATAGTAAAACACTCAAGTCCATGCTTAAAATGTCCTGTTTCTCACCACATAatcagaggggggggggtataaatCTACTTTTCCACATCTTCCTAAACCAATCAGAAACACTTGTATGggttgactgaaaaaaaaacaatccatcagggacacagggacagagttCTTCTCCTCCCCCCTGGTTTAAATGCTTAACCgcgtttctctgtctctccaaagCGGATCCAGTACGCTAAGACCGACTCGGACGTCATCGCCAAAGTGAAAGGCACTTAcggagacaaagaaaagaaaaaggacaagaagaagaaagctcAAGATCAGGCGGCAAACGCCGCCAAGAAACCCGCCGTGAGTGTGAATCTTTTACCGCTGCTGCCAAGTCGCCGACGGTCACTTTGTCTGGCTCAGCTAACTTAACTTTTAATGATCAGTTTTCGATCGAAAATCAACACTCGGTTGGCTTTTCAGCCAAAGGGTTTCATTGACGGAAAACTGAAGTTAGACCCACACAAAAGGAATGAAGACGTCTTTCTTGCGGTTTAATCTTTTCGTCGTTCTGTTTATATTACAGGGTGCGGTAACCACCCAGCCCAGTGCTCCAGCTGTAACACAGGTATAACCTTTAACTGTTAAGTCAACCAGCTGTCTACAAATAAGTAATTCAGATATGAAGCTCCTCTCTTTCACCATTAATGCCCGTTAAGCATATTCTCTCAAAGGAGCTAACGATAGACTCTGCATTTTGTTgttggggtttgttttgttttgttttttcaggttCCTGACAATCCACCTAATTACATTCTGTTCCTCAACAACCTGCCTGAGGAAACCAATGAGATGATGCTATCGATGTTGTTCAACCAGTAAGTTTATTAAACTTTAACGTGCTTCTCGAAAGACTAGTAAGTGCACAGATCAAAATTTGTTCCACCGTTTAAAAGATCAGAAAGCGCGTGTAAGCATGTGCGTCACAGAATGCCAGTAATTctgtaaatacacattttatcATAACCAGAGGAAAAGAATACGTTTCCCAGATGTCCTTGGTGTGAGTGGCATTCCAATACAATACATTTTCAGAAATCAAGAGGCGACTGCAGCACAATTCCTGGGGCGGTGATAATAGAAAATGATACAAACAACGCAATTattaagagtgttttttttttttctccccaaccTTTCACAGGTTCCCTGGATTTAAGGAGGTACGGCTGGTTCCCGGTAAACACGATATCGCCTTTGTGGAGTTTGAGAGCGAGGCACAGGCGGGCGTTGCCAAGGATGCACTACAAGGGTTCCGTATCACTGCCACGTGTGCCATGAAGATCACTTATGCCAAGAAgtgacacaggagagagaacaaaacacacacacacacactcctcccacACGAGGGGGACATTTCGGACTGGAAAATGGGAGCCACTCAGTGGGTCCGACCCttttttgtttcaattttttttttttcttttgtttttaaatgcattttctaTTGCTGTACAGACTGTCGGATATTTGAGTATCTTTTGTTCATATTTGGTttaggaaatgagaaaatgaagagacagacacTCTGGCATTGAactttattttgtgtgttagAGTAATAAAGAACTTTTCTGACAAATTGGTGTCTCAGAATGCTTATCTAAGAGTCTGAAGACAGCTTGCTGGTTGCTTTCTGAGCAAGACACATGGTAAGAATGAAAACCTTGGCTTATGCTTATCTCTGTGTACAATCTGATTGGTTGGACAGAATCCCAGTGCTGTGGAAAAGACTCAAAAGTCCTCAGGCCTTGATCAAAATCGTCCACCATGGTGCCTCCACTGAAATCAAAGATCTTTAATAAAAGCTCTTTTAATACTAACAAAAGACCAGTATATGTTGGAAAAAAGGTCGGTTTTCTCAGAGCCATAGGAAAAGCTGCCAACAGGGTGTtttgtgaaaaaatattttattgttagGATAGCCTTTCAGTGACCACGTAGTGAATCAGATGCTCTGCTTTAGTTGTGTTCAGCTACAACTTCTAATGATACTCTTTGTGTCCTACAATTTTGTTAACCTGCCTGTATTTATGCTGAGCTGAAAGTAACTGTATATAAGGGTATATGTCAGTCCAATGGGTGCATATATAATGTTGTTAGCCTGTTGTTGAGAGGTTACAGGTTAGATATTGACTTCGATACCATCTTGGGGttgtaaagaaataaatgttcCAGCTTTGGATGAGCATCTCAGCTTTCATTTTGGAAACAAACTGTTTTACTgtacattttggcatttttCTTAATCTAGAGATTGGTTTAAATTGCTGTTAAGGCCAAAGTTCCAACTGTCTTGGATTGTATAAAAGGTGTGTAGTTTAACGGATGAATTTCAAATACAACCTGTTCGCTGTCGAGCTTAAGGGTCACGTGGATATGCTGAGGCTAAGGCCGATTTAACTGCGAGAATAGAACGTGGATCAACCCTGACTGGAAATtgacatttcactgtttttggtTCATCAGCAATCTCAGTGGTGGTAAATTCACTTCTCTGGGGTGTATTCGATTTATTTTAATTATCTCGGGGCATTCTGTCCTACTGGAGAATTTAGGAACCAACTGAGAGGTACATTAATAATGTACTTGGTAGGAGTGTGTGCTCATATACTGCGGTATCGATTTAACGACCTGTGTAAGAAAGGCTCAATGATGCGAGCAATGTGttcagcatttcttttttatattaCTTGCACAGTGTAATGTGATTAGTTTGCGAGGTATCCCGAAACAGAGGACAATGTAAAGATCAAAATGAGACTCACGTCTTCCAGAAAACATAATGAATGTAGGCATGGTTCGAATTACGGGGGGGGGCTAATTAAgacttggttaaaaaaaaacaacagtttggagGGGGGgatcgaaacatttatatatcctatgctatatagccctggagaagaagttgaccccccccccctcccgacTGTCATTGTTTAATTCGCACTCTGAATGTAGTTAAGAGCGATGGATAGTGCTTGTTTTCCATAAGGATTTTATTGTCGTATTCTGACCATTCGTATCTGAATAGAGAAATGTTTAATGAAatctcagtgtgaatgtggtCACTGCAAATAATAACACTCCTTATCAGCAGTGACCAGAAGCCGAAAATTAGATGAAAGCGGCGGGTGAGCGGACTGTCTGGGTAATTGACGGTGCGTATTGTGCCACGGCCATTAAGTCATTAGGTGTTAAAAGACCTTAATTGTTTCGTCATGGCAAACCAGAATAGCTCGTGCAATTACTCCCCTATGTCTCGCTTATGAGCGAATACTGCGAGCCTCGTAAAAAACCACAGGGCTGGAAATGAAGAATGACAACAGAAATAAATCTCAAACACGAAAGAACAAATATGAAATCCCTTTTACCTCATTCCaattaaaacaagacaaattcGGTTAGTacggttttctctctctcttaaaaaaagacatttgtctAGCTGACGATAACCCAGTGAATGTATCCTTTGTGAATGCTTTCTGTAGGATAGTCCCTGTCCCTCTGTTATCAAAATGTCTGCAGTGATCGTTATGTCAGGGGTGTCAGGATGGTTAGAATGTTGTCAAAGACTTGCTGATCGTGACAACGAGCtaaatcaaccaatcagatgaATGCCAGCCACGCATgtcacactttttctctccttcataaCCTCTTGTGTCAAGAGTTATGACAGCACTTCCCAACGAAATTACATTtgacaaacagggagagagcgCCTGTTGTTCTTGGCTCAGTGATGCTTGGTAGAATGGCATGATGATAACAGCAGGTAGAtattacagcacagagaagacGCTAAATCTGTGAATGTTATTATCATTCATAATTACTGACCAAATCAGAGAAGTCGGCGGAGGACTTTAAAGAATAGATAGGATTAGCCAATAGAAGTCACAGGGCGTGTGTTTATCATTTCGGGTGAATATAAGAGCGCGTGTGGATGTCTTTCTCTTTCGTAGAATCACTCTAACTCAGAAATATAACTCAAAATTATatgataatataataataataatgataataataataataataataataataataataataataataataataataactcaGAATAGCTGTGTGGAAGTATGAAAACAGATCACATTCTGGTTTGTGGGAGAGACAATCACACAGAAAGGTCTTTATTCCCTGAACTACTGTCATATCACATTTCCCACTCATTTTTCTCATCTATGAATAAATCACAAACACGGATGGATTATAAAACttgagagggtggaggagggatAAATGTTAATCAAATGTCTTCTTTAATTTCCCTCAAGGTTTTGGAGTCATTTCAACTGTGGGTTGCATGTCGAAGTTGAATTTCAAGTTGAATGTGGTTACGTTTCAATGAAGTGACTTGGATCACAACCCAGTCCAACATTTgggttgacaaaaaaaaaaaacgttataaTTGCTCAACTAAATCAGAcattttaacatatttatttttcagctgaTGGAAAACTTTGTCTATTTTTAATGTGGAAAAGAGTCTCCCACATGGAAAAGAGACTTTCCCAAACTTTAATGAATGTTCTTGCCTTTTTTCTGATGTTGCTTTAATGAGTGGACACAGCTGTCCGAACATGAAAGTACGTTCATACGCTGCAGCTTTTGAAGCTGTATTTATACTCCAGAGGGGCCACAAAGCCAGAGAACACTCCAACATTtatgctggtgtttgtttgtgtgtgtgcgtctgtgtatgtgtgtgtgtgtgtgtgtgtgtgtgtgtgtgtgtgtgtgtgtgtgtgtgtgtttgtgtatgagagagagagagagagagagaagggggtatATGAACATTGCCATAAACTATAGGAGTGTTTGTGACAGATGCTGCCCTCAATACCTTTAGGAACTCaaaaggtgtgagtgtgtgtgtgtgtgtgtgtgtgtgtgtgtgtgtgtgtgtgagagagagagtgagagagagagagagagagagagagagagagcggtgtgCGACTCAGCAGACTGTTCAGCAATCTGCTGTCCTCGTTTGTCAGCAATGCTTCAGTCATAAATTATTCTTGAAAAATTGTTCTGGAGTGCAGGTTTGGAATGACTCCCTCAGAAAAATCCTGCAATCTAGAAGTGACTAAATCTTTACTGACCAGACGCCGCGAGGCACTGTGTACTCCCTGACTGCTGGCACTCTTATTCTCGGGCATCTTCATGGCTGGAACACTGTCATTGCTACAGCAGGGCTGGAACAAAGGTCTTGAGCTCAAAGGTTTTCACAACACCAATAGAGATAATGCAGCATggatttcatatttttgtttatttggatttattctttttgctttgtttcatcCCACTAGTTTTGGGCTCTAAGTCTCAAAAGTTTGAAAATCAAAaggttgttcttgttgttgttttccaaaTGAACATCGTGGCATGAAGTCATCCAGAGAACATCTTCGGAGCTTACAGTTATTATGTAAATAAGTTGTTTATGCTCATTTTACCTACACCATTCCCAAAATGTGGGGTGGACCAAGTAATTTTACAAGTGACATACAGCATGGCAAAACAATCCCATTCCAAGAGCAACAGGATTTGGCGGATGGTGAAGAAAGCTAAAATGACTGGAGTTAATCATCCAGTGAGGAAGATTGAACATAATAACAGACAGAACGTCCTTGATTGATCATATCTCAACAGGCTACGAAAACACATGCAGCgagagaatgaaagtgagagagtggaaTACCAGTTATGTTTGTTCTCTTATATACCCTTCAACTGATTTGGCCTTCAGTCCTAACAGAAGTGAACAGGCCTAGACTAAACACGTCTTCAAGTCCCTACGGACTTGTTTGACCTTGTGAGGTATGATTGGCTACTCTTAAAACACAGCGAGACAGGCTTCACACTGACCAGGACTGACCCTTGCAAAAGCTGCATGCTTGGGCATTCACGAAAATATTACACGCCTTATCTGTATTCCTTTACGGTATGCATTTCACTGCATGTTTAGAGGACCCTTTAAAACCATTAGTGGATACGGACATTCACTTCCCGGCAGGAATATGAATATTTACCTTATTTAAACAACTATGTTTCATGCGTCATACTCTAgcaatatattttataaattaGGTCATAAAGCCACACCGCTATGACATACAGCTGTATTGAATAACTTCTCGTAAAATATGGAACTGGACATGACACTTGCCGTTGGTAGCGCGCCTTTCATTACGCGTCCACCCTGCTGAGCCGATTGACGGTTTCGAGATACAGGCGCACCAAGACCGCGGCGCCATCGTGTAAAACCGCTAGAGGGGGGAAGAGCAGAGGCACAACGGGAGAGACACAGTTAGAGCGATTCACAGATTTCTAAGGGAGAGACTCAACTCACCTTGCGGAGAATTAACGACTTctaaaaaaagtgtttttcgaCATGAACAAAGAATTTCTTTCTTCAAGTGAGCAAGCAAAGCAGGCTTCGCTGCGGTAAGGGACTGGGGTTGTGGGGGGAAAATGGTGAATACGATTTTATCTCTAACTGTAATTATCAATAACTCGTGGTTGGTTAAGATGTAGCCTAGAAAATTAACGGATTCGCTTGTTTTTCACTGcagt encodes:
- the snrpb2 gene encoding U2 small nuclear ribonucleoprotein B'', producing the protein MDIRPNHTIYINNVNDKIKKEELKRSLYALFSQFGQVLDIVALKTMKMRGQAFVVFKELASATNALRQLQGFPFYNKPMRIQYAKTDSDVIAKVKGTYGDKEKKKDKKKKAQDQAANAAKKPAGAVTTQPSAPAVTQVPDNPPNYILFLNNLPEETNEMMLSMLFNQFPGFKEVRLVPGKHDIAFVEFESEAQAGVAKDALQGFRITATCAMKITYAKK